ATGAATTATCTATAGGGGAATGTGATGGAGCTCGCCCCTTTGATGCGGTTCGCTTCGTCCGGTTCCAACGGGCCGGGAATGGCCAGGAGGTTCAGCGCGCCTGCTACGATGCACGCCGCATCGACGACCCCCACGCCGAAATCGAGCGCATGGTCGGGCCCCTCGTGATGTTCGAGGCAGAGGGCCAGGAGGCGACGCCCGAGGCTGTGGGCGCAACCCTCGCATCCCGTATCCTCGCCGCGCTGGCGGACGGCGACATGCCGCGGAACGAATTGAGGAGGAAGGTGGCCCAGCGCACCCCCAATGGCGAATTTGCCGAGGCGATCGCCACCCTTCTCGCCGGCGGCGATATTGCGGCCGCAAGCATCCCGCGCGCGACAGGCGGGAAGCCCACAACCTGCTACCGCCTCGCCGGACCGCAGGCGGCGCCCGCTACGGTCCCCGATGCGGAAGACCTGCCGTTCGTGAGCGTTGAAAATGCCGTGATTGTGGATGGCTCAGAGCCGGCGCCAGTCTTCGACGCTACCATGGTCGAGGAGTCGAGTGTTGACGACCAAGAACCACAATCGTGAACACGAAAACCTCTGTTGAGCAAGGCGCTGCCGGGATATCCATTGCTGAGATCGGAAAGGACAGAACCATGCCCGCTGGAAAGACACTCACCCGCAAACAGGAAGAGTTCGTCCGCCATTACTTGGTGGACCTCAACGCTGCAGCCGCCTATCGTCGCGCCGGATATACCGCGCGAGGCAATTCCGCGGAGGTCAACGCCGCTCGCCTGCTCAGAAACGCTCAGGTAGTTGATGCGATCGACAAGGCGATGGCAGAGCGAGCGGCTCGAACCGAAGTCGACGCTGATCGAGTGTTGCGCGAACTCGTGAAAGTCGCCTTCTTTGATATTAGGAAGGCGTTGAACAACGACGGTTCGTTCAAGCAAATCTCCGAACTCGATGGCGACACGGCGGCGGCACTGGCCAGTTTCGATGTCGTCGAGCTAGGTGGTAATGAAGGCGGCGTCATCCGTAAGGTTCGTCTGGCCGACAAGCTGCGCGCCTTGGAGTTGGTCGGCAAACATCTCGGTATGTTCCGCGAACGCGTCGAAGTTTCCGGCGGCGAGAATCCGCTCACCCTCTTGATCAAATCTGTCCAAGGATCACATTTAGCGCCGGTCGCTCACCCAGGGCGCTTGAGCGTCGCGGGCGGCGACCGTGGAGAAAACGCCGCATAAACTAGGTCTTCCCAGCGAGGCATAAGTCTGAGTGCGACCCCTGTGCGACGTTTCACTGCTCAGGCATGACGACGCATTATTTCGTGAAGGGACCTGCACGGCTGACTACAGAAAGGGCGCAGAACCATAGTCGGCCATTATGGTGGTCCCTCCGTCGGGCCCGGCTCCTCTCGCTTCGCCGGCGACAGGAACCATAGCACGGAGGCTACAAGCAGGAGGGCGGGCACGTCGCCGACAAAGTGGCCTCTCTCGTGTTCGTCAAAGATCGCCTCGGCCGCCATGATCCCGGCGTGCACGACGCTCGATCAGATGGCGAATGAGATAAGGCTCCGGTTCTCTGAAGGATTCCGGGCCGCGAGGATCAGGTAGGCGCCGAGCACGGCATAAATCCCGCAAATCATTAGGAAATAATATTTGCCTTCTCCGCCGTGCCACACCCCGACGGCCAAACCAGCCCGAGCGGGTATACTAGAGCGGTTTCCTCTCAAAGCGGCTCATAGCCTGCGGCGGCGAAGGAGTTGACGCCTTCAGTTGGCGTGAACTCGCAGAGCAAGGCGCCGATCCTGTTCCACAGAGCATCGACGCTGCGCTCGGCGGCCTTGCGCAGGAGCGCTTTGAGCTTGGAGAAGGCCTTCTCGATCGGGTTCAAATCGGGACTGTAGGGCGGCAGGTAAAGCAGC
The nucleotide sequence above comes from Methylocystis parvus OBBP. Encoded proteins:
- a CDS encoding terminase small subunit, which encodes MNTKTSVEQGAAGISIAEIGKDRTMPAGKTLTRKQEEFVRHYLVDLNAAAAYRRAGYTARGNSAEVNAARLLRNAQVVDAIDKAMAERAARTEVDADRVLRELVKVAFFDIRKALNNDGSFKQISELDGDTAAALASFDVVELGGNEGGVIRKVRLADKLRALELVGKHLGMFRERVEVSGGENPLTLLIKSVQGSHLAPVAHPGRLSVAGGDRGENAA